The following are from one region of the Camarhynchus parvulus chromosome 3, STF_HiC, whole genome shotgun sequence genome:
- the HTR1E gene encoding 5-hydroxytryptamine receptor 1E, with product MNFTNCTTEASEAAKPKTVTEKMLVTLTLATITTLTMLLNSAVIAAISTTKKLHQPANYLICSLAVTDLLVAVLVMPLSITYIMMDKWTLGYFICEIWLSVDMTCCTCSILHLCVIALDRYWAITDAIEYARKRTAKRAGLMIVTVWTISVFISMPPLFWRSHHSISIPSECRIQHDHVIYTIYSTFGAFYIPLTLILILYYRIYHAAKSLYQKRGSSRHLSNRSTDSQNSFASCKLTQTFCVSDFSTSDPTTEFDKINASVRIPPFENDLDPAGDRQQISTTRERKAARILGLILGAFILSWLPFFIKELLVGLHICTVSPEVADFLTWLGYVNSLINPLLYTSFNEDFKLAFRKLIRCREHT from the coding sequence ATGAATTTCACAAATTGCACCACTGAAGCCAGTGAGGCTGCAAAGCCAAAGACAGTAACTGAAAAGATGCTCGTTACCCTGACCTTGGCCACAATCACAACCTTGACTATGCTGCTGAATTCTGCTGTAATTGCAGCAATCTCCACAACCAAGAAGCTCCACCAGCCGGCAAATTATCTCATATGTTCACTGGCTGTGACAGATCTCCTTGTTGCTGTTCTCGTCATGCCCTTGAGCATCACTTACATAATGATGGATAAATGGACTCTGGGATACTTCATCTGTGAGATCTGGCTCAGCGTCGACATGACCTGCTGCACGTGTTCAATCCTTCATCTGTGCGTCATCGCGCTGGACAGGTACTGGGCCATCACAGACGCCATCGAGTACGCCAGGAAGAGAACGGCAAAAAGGGCTGGGCTGATGATAGTCACCGTGTGGACTATCTCCGTTTTCATATCAATGCCCCCCCTGTTTTGGAGAAGCCACCACAGCATCAGTATTCCCAGCGAGTGTCGCATTCAGCATGACCATGTCATCTACACTATTTATTCcacatttggggcattttacATCCCCTTGACTTTGATCCTGATCTTGTACTACAGAATTTACCATGCTGCAAAGAGCCTTTACCAGAAGCGGGGTTCAAGCCGCCACCTCAGCAACAGGAGCACCGACAGCCAGAACTCTTTTGCCAGCTGCAAGCTCACACAGACGTTCTGCGTCTCAGACTTCTCCACGTCTGACCCAACCACAGAGTTTGATAAAATCAATGCATCCGTGAGGATTCCTCCTTTTGAGAATGACTTGGACCCGGCTGGCGACCGGCAGCAGATCTCCACGACACGAGAACGAAAGGCTGCTCGCATCTTGGGGCTGATTTTAGGTGCTTTCATTTTGTCCTGGTTGCCCTTTTTCATCAAGGAACTACTTGTGGGCCTCCACATTTGCACTGTCTCTCCAGAAGTAGCAGACTTCTTGACCTGGCTTGGGTATGTCAACTCGCTCATCAACCCTTTGCTGTACACGAGCTTTAATGAGGATTTCAAGCTGGCCTTTAGAAAGCTCATCAGGTGTCGAGAACATACTTAA